The following is a genomic window from Benincasa hispida cultivar B227 chromosome 7, ASM972705v1, whole genome shotgun sequence.
CATTTTTTTAGAATGGCTACGTGTGGTTTCTTGGCTTTtacgataatgatatattttacATTGCTTTTGTTGGCATTAAAGATTTTGTTTTTGCTCTCCAGATTTGTCGAATATTTTATAATCAAAAGAAGGTTTAGACAAAAATGATTAGGAAGAGATTCTTATAGCTCTTAGATTTCCGGCTATAAAGAGGATAAAAAGAGGACAAACAAACAATGACTGAAGAGGAATATTATTAAAAGTGGGGATAGATAGGGAACGTGATAAGAACTCACATTTCATAAAGTTTGTCTAACCAATCCTTCTAATCTCATATAGACCATTTCTATAGTTTTAATCACATTATAACAAGGGCGGCGACCATTGCCCTAAAAGCCAATATACTCATCAATTGATCGGCTAGTCTTCATTTCCTTCTCTAACTATACACAATTGATCTCGGGTAGTGATCATTTTCCAACTTCTTACCTTAGCAttctccatttccttctctAACTATACAATTCTGATTGGCTTGACATCACCTCAAGGTGGTATCTACTCAAATGGTTGAGCATTATTTAACAAGAATACGATCAAAACTAGAAGAGCAAGTGAAAAAAATTAATCCTATGAGATTCATCTAAGATTTCATGTTATGGCAATGTTGGGAGTGATTGGATCGAACAACTTTACACAGATGAAAGGAGATTTTTGCAGTCCCAAAGTGCAGGCATTAGATGGACAGGAGATGCCCCATGATGTAATTTAATTCGTCGGTGTTAAAGTGGGGATGGAGCATAGAGGTAGAGCTCCAACACAATTAAGAGTCCACTAAGGCTAAAGAGTCGAAATAGATTAATTTATTGGTGGTCGGTCTCCTTCTAGAAAACATGTAATCATCAATTAGGTTTTTCACCACAAATGGGATGACTCTTTTATGTTGGTGTAAAGTCTGGAATTCACACTACAAACTTAATATTTAGataaaagcaagagattgcaaTATCCATACCAAATTATCACAAGCTTAATTTTATAATCTCAGAAAGGGTATGGCTTTGCTCTGAAGAGCAGGGGAAAAAAGTAAGTCTCACAAAGCTATCTCAAATGCAGTTTTCAAGATGATTCTGTTTATATTTCCTTTGCGTataaaactaacaggtcatttTCAATCCAATAAGCCCACAAGCTGCAACAACCTTAAAGAGCTTCGCTTTTGTAACGCCACAAGTCAAATAAGTTGAATGGGTGATATAGATGTTGTCAGCACGCTAAAAACTCTAGATATTCAGGAAGGCTGTCAAAGAAAACCATTAGGCAGATTTTGATTGGATCCTAATGCTTAGCCAATCTAAGATAGAAGACATACCAATTTGTCCTTGAGGTTtatcataaaagaaaaactgCGTTAGAGGTGCCACATAATGTAGatattgactattttttttttttttgagggcCAGAGAATTAGTCTTAAATTTTCCATATGTAGCAGCATAAAGGAAAGAGGGGAAAGATGCTTTTCCctgaaatttgtaaaattctCATTGGTTCTCACATACAAATTGCaacagaaaaggaaaaagcCATAATTGCACtgagattttattttaatgGTAGATAACAATATAAACAGATCGAATCTTTCAAACTTGTCAAATTGTTGGGAACTTGGGTTTCAAACCTGTGGAAGTCGATAGATGAACAGTAGGCGTTGAGTGCCACCACGAAGCTGTCAGCCCTATGTTCGCTCTTCTTACTCCTTGACCTGTAAAGAGTGGCCCCAAAACGGGGCCGACATAATCCCCATCATATCTCTTCTCCCTAAAAAGCATGCAGGCAGTTAAATATCACGTGTATAATGGACCCTCTGATGCCCCACTGATCCTTCTGTCTTCGTCTCCAATGAATCAACATGGGCCAGTATCCTCTCTGACTGAATCTGAAACTAGATACGCAATGTTAAATTCCGACAATAATAAGATTGAAGGAGAGTAACCTCATCATTAATGTCAGTGAGACACAAGCATATGCCTACAAGTCATGGAAGGCAGAGGAATACGTTTTCCGGCCAAGGCTTTGCCTTTTTCATTTCTAAAAATGGGAAAGTATCCTTAACAAGGTTAATGAGAGAGAAAGGTTCTCAAACTGTTTGCCTTTCGTGAAAAAGAAGGTTGAGTTTTTGACTGTTTAAAAAAGTACAAAGATCTATGAAATCTTTCTTTCCGGTGACTTTCCTCTTCAACTTGGCAAATTACTGATGATCTCTTCTTAACGATTGAAACAAAAAGGAAATCCCAAAACTTTCCCTAAGTAGGCAGTCTTCATACGTATTCTCCCAACTGAAGTCTAGTTGACTCAGCCACTATGATCTTAATCTCCCTTTAAATCCACCTTCAGTTCAGCATTTTCTAGTCCCTCCTACACCTCTTCTGCTTTTTCTCCttagaaataacaaaaacatGTTACCGCTCCTTTCATCTTTAACTTCAGAGACTTGTACCCAAAGAAAAATACGATATCCACCAGTTAGCTTCCTCAGACAAAACAACATGCTTTCCATTCGAAGCTTCATTCTTTTCTTCCTGAGTTTTATTGCTGTTAGGATGAATCTATGCTTCACCGGCATCCCTTCTTCACTGAAGATGCTTTCCATCAACGGGCATTTTGAATTTGATAAAGTGCAATTTGCCGCAAGAGATTTTGGTAATAGATATCAATTCTACCCTGCAGCAATACTGCATCCATCATCAGTTTCTGATATCGCCATGACTATAAAGCATATTTGGAAGATGGGACCTCGTTCACAGCTCACAGTTGCAGCTAGAGGCCATGGTCACTCGCTTCATGGCCAAGCACAGGCCCACCAAGGAGTTGTGATTAACATGGAATCACTTCAGGGCCCTCAAATGCAGGTTCATTCCAGAAACTTCACATACATCGATGTTTCAGGAGGAGAATTATGGATAAATATCCTGCACGAGAGCTTGAAATATGGATTAACACCAAAATCATGGACAGATTACCTACATCTAACGGTTGGAGGTACTTTATCCAATGCAGGGATCAGTGGACAGGCATTTCGGCATGGCCCTCAGATCAGCAACGTTCATCAGCTGGAGGTTGTAACAGGTTCGTTGccatatacattatactataCATATACAAGAGCATGTCTCTGGCCCCTGTGGGCATGTAAAATGTTAAGAGTAACGGGGAGAGAAATCCGCAGTTAATAATTGCATTATGAATGGTAAGCAAAAGTTGGGGAAGAACTTGAAAAGATAAACCGCAAACTATTGACTTCCCTTAACGCCATTGCCATAGGTGGTATTTTAAGTTGTCAAGTTCTCTTACTATTTCGTCACCCAACCATAAAGTCATTAAGGACAGTTGAAACTTGTCAAAAAATTAATTGCTACCTGGCATATCATTATGTTAACTGATAAATGGAGTGAAACTGAATTCAGGAAAAGGAGATGTGGTAAACTGTTCAAAGGAACAGAACAGTGACCTCTTTTATAGTGTTCTTGGAGGATTAGGCCAGTTTGGAATTATAACACGAGCAAAAATTCTACTTGAACCAGCGCCAACAATGGTAAGGTTATTGTTTGTAAGGAATCTTTGAACGTTTTGCCTAGAGTAACTAGGAAGGACTGTTCTAACACAATTCGTCTATCGTTGACAGGTAAAATGGATAAGAGTGTTGTACTTAGACTTCACTACTTTTTCCAGAGAGCAGGAGCTCTTGATATCTGCAAAAAATACATTCGACTACATTGAAGGATTTGTTATCATAAACAGAACTGGTCTTTTGAATAATTGGAGATCATCGTTCAATCCGCAAGACCCAGTTCAAGCTAGCCAGTTCAATTCTGATGGCAAAATTCTTTACTGCCTAGAATTGGCAAAGTACTTTCACCACACCGAGGACAACATTATTGATCAGGTAAAGTACCCACACTAAATCTATGTAAAAATGATCAAATGGCAGATAATACATGGAAAATGGTATATGATTCAGAGGATTTTGGCACATGCTTTTACTATGCAGGAAGTCACGCGCTTGTTGTCTCAGTTAAGTTATATCCCATCAACACTTTTCATATCAGAAGTTACATATGTGGATTTCCTCGACAGAGTTCAAGTATCAGCCGTCAAATTACAATCAAAAGGCTTGTGGGAAGTCCCACACCCGTGGCTGAATCTCCTTATTCCAAaaagcaaaattaaaaaatttgcaGAAGGGGTTTTCGGCAATATCCTGAAGGAAACAAGCAACGGTCCTGTCCTAATCTATCCTGTAAACAAATCGAAGTAAGGGATTATCTAACTAAGTTACTGGTTAAAATATTCTTGCAATATGCATTATGTTAATTCAATTATTTCTGTCTTTCAGGTGGGACAATAGAACTTCTGTAGTTATTCCAGAGGAGGAAATTTTCTACCTGGTCGCATTTCTAACCTCTGCAGTTCCCTCTTCTAGAGGAAACGACAGCTTAGAATACATCTTAACTCAGAACACGAGAATTCTGGAATTCTGTAAAACAGCCAATCTAGGAGTGAAACAATATTTGCCACATTACACTACAAGGAACGAATGGCAGGCCCATTTTGGCCCAATGTGGGAAACATATGTACAGAGAAAAACAGCTTATGACCCTTTGGCAATACTTGCTCCAGGTCAAAGAATATTCCAAAAGGCAAAATCCTTGTCATGATGGCTCCCACATTTGAACCTAACACGCAGAAGCCACCATAAAATGCAGGAGCCGTCTGCTGTAGATTTACTAGTATATTCTGCGCCTTCTTTCCCTAGTGTATAGGTTAACAAGGTAACTGCAGggtaattcaaattttattaaaaaatgtgtcaaataaaatatggatttatTAACTAAATTTGGAAAGCGACGAGGAACAGTGGAGCAATGATAgatgtattcatgtatatatCAATTTTGTAGTAATATACAACATTTCCATGATAAATCCAGGAAAGACACTGtcaattatcattttttttataagatatGGATAGTTCAGAAGCTACCTTGCTTGGAAAATTTACCAATGTAAACCAATGGGGAGCAAGTAATTTTTATTCATCTATGGCATTTCTGCATTCACATTCTTGTGCAAACAGCCCATAGGCATGTGAAATATTGATAAACAGCTCAAAAATATAGATTCAACTGAACTCGTATAAAAATGCAATATGAATCAAGATGGTGACATTCTCTAACTTCTAACACATGCTATTAGCATATAGTAAAAGTGCTTTGAGCACACACATGGTAAAGAAAACTTTTCCGTTTTCATACCAACTGGTCATCATGAGCAATTAACTACAGAAGTTTCACTACAAGTATAAAACTTGTAAGCATTTTCAGTCTTCTTCGATTAATTCTAAGAAATTTGAGCTTTCTTGTGTCTCTCCCGGTTGTGGAACTGCTTTACCTTGCCCTCTGTAGAAAAATGTCTACACATTAGTAGAAAGCTACGATGGATTGAGAACAATATTTTATCCCTCCTTAGCAAAGCGACATCAAGAACCCAACTACTATTCTGATAATGGTGACATTCACTAATTAAAATGGAAATGTGATCACTATTACTCACACTAGAAGCTGAAACCTTCAAGAATTTTACATATATCAGCCTGCTGAATCTTCTGCCACAGATTGGTTAATTTAGTCTACAGGCTCAAGATCCAAAAATTCAGTTTTATGTGTGGACTGCTCCCAGGAAAACCAATATGCTGAAAGGATATCTTTTTTGGTCTATCAGCTTCTTAAGATGAGTGTTTGCAAGCCAGAGACAATGCCAATTAATCTATATGTTGAGGTGACATTTGATCACAGGTACACGTAGTCGAAGGGCTGACCGACCTGCAAAAGAGAAGCTCACACCAGTCTGGTTCTATGCCCATCAAGCTTTGATGCTTAAGTCTGTACATAGATTGTAGTAGTGTCAAGTTAAGCAAGCTAGTTTGTGTATGTCATTAGTGAGATAAATCCATTCTATTTAGACCTTTCTTCACTCGCACATTCTTCAGTACCATACAAGGAATCGACAGGAAGTAAGGAGAGAAGGGTCACTTGCCTCGGCACAGTTCTTACTGAGCTCGGTAAGCTGTCCTCCTTGTTGGGGCTTGGAACTACTCCGCAAAAAGCCTTGTAGTGAAATCCACTGCTTGCCAGTCCAGTTGTCACTCCCAGAAGGCCCCACATGGCAATGGGCCCATGACAACTACAGCTGACTTCACCCATAACACTATCCAATGTTTGTTTGCCAGAGACTGGGAGAGAAGCTTTAGAGGTGTGGTGTTTAATTTGTGTAGAGTTCTTTAGTCGATAGAAGAGTTGTTCATGTTATGTTGCTCGCCTCTTATTCCTTCTTCCAAGAAAAAGCCAAAGACCATCTGGTGGAATATATAGAACTACTTATAAAGGCGTGAAAAGGGATGTAAACACAGTTTGAAAAGGGTTCTTTCACTGCATCTCTTGGCTCCTCCATACGAAGAGTTTGTTGCcatcctttgttttttattttgacaaGTGGACGAGCTTGGTCTTGTTAGTCACCCCAGATGCAGTTGCAGGGTCGCCAACTGTGCCTTATTGATATACTTCTTTATCTGCACGCATTATCTGTTAGCCTTTGAAGTATATAAATAACCAGATAGGTGCATTGTTCACAAATAGTCacaactttttttcttcttgaaatCTAACAAGTTATTAATCTTTGTTTTCTTATGAGGCACTTTTATTGACTACAGAAAAGTGCaaaaaggaatgaagaactAGATTGATCAATTAAAAAGATGCTGCTCCAGTACATCTCTAAAACCGTTGAGGAAGCATTTTACACATTGATCTGAGCTGAATCACCGTAAGAAATAAAGGCCACGCAGGGGGATTGCAGTGCTGAATCTCTATGCCTAACATGTCATAATGTAAgagaagttttttaaaaggttaAATCTAAAATATACGCCAACCATTCATCTCAAGAATTGTGAGGACCTGAGGGTTGACTCCAAAATCCACATTCAGAAAGGGACGTTACAGGATGATCATTTCTAACTTCCAAAGTTGAGCAGATGGTGCTTGTATTTATAACTGTGTTTCCTGTTCATGATCTTTCTCATTTCTACAGCtacttattcctttttttttttttttgaaaatgggAACAGAATTTTTCagtgatataatgaaaagagcaaAGCTCAAAATACAAAGAGACATGAACCAAATAAACCACTATGGATCAGGAGATGCACCCGGATATCTCAACTAAGTTGACACATTcatagcaccctcatcatatccAATACAAAACGAGATTTCAGAGATTACAATAGATTTAAAATACTCGATTAtatagaaaaaaacaaaagcatTCCAGTTGAGGCAAATATCTAGGATAGAATAATCTTTAAAGAGATTGGACTGCGAACTCCGAGAAGAAGCTAAAAGACGAACTGAACCCCA
Proteins encoded in this region:
- the LOC120081608 gene encoding cytokinin dehydrogenase 6-like, whose translation is MLPLLSSLTSETCTQRKIRYPPVSFLRQNNMLSIRSFILFFLSFIAVRMNLCFTGIPSSLKMLSINGHFEFDKVQFAARDFGNRYQFYPAAILHPSSVSDIAMTIKHIWKMGPRSQLTVAARGHGHSLHGQAQAHQGVVINMESLQGPQMQVHSRNFTYIDVSGGELWINILHESLKYGLTPKSWTDYLHLTVGGTLSNAGISGQAFRHGPQISNVHQLEVVTGKGDVVNCSKEQNSDLFYSVLGGLGQFGIITRAKILLEPAPTMVKWIRVLYLDFTTFSREQELLISAKNTFDYIEGFVIINRTGLLNNWRSSFNPQDPVQASQFNSDGKILYCLELAKYFHHTEDNIIDQEVTRLLSQLSYIPSTLFISEVTYVDFLDRVQVSAVKLQSKGLWEVPHPWLNLLIPKSKIKKFAEGVFGNILKETSNGPVLIYPVNKSKWDNRTSVVIPEEEIFYLVAFLTSAVPSSRGNDSLEYILTQNTRILEFCKTANLGVKQYLPHYTTRNEWQAHFGPMWETYVQRKTAYDPLAILAPGQRIFQKAKSLS